A stretch of Lutra lutra chromosome 9, mLutLut1.2, whole genome shotgun sequence DNA encodes these proteins:
- the L3MBTL1 gene encoding lethal(3)malignant brain tumor-like protein 1 isoform X7, giving the protein MVWLGRKDMEAVGAVSQEATTCRPTRMEGNAEMEMLRTLKGPSTGEVNVHLVARDSPGSSSHLPTTAFIIPAGSATLGLPNSALDVSCFPREPIHVGTPERVAGSVPVTATVLPQLSPGPAASSGATSVRLLEWTEAAAPPPGSGLRFRISEYAPLNMVGAEQPPSPELRPEGVAEYEDGEAPAGGGDAGTQQPADLPQDPPEDSPQDPPEDDGTCQCQECGPQQSAVPDPVGSSNDDCPPLFQERSVIVENSSGQNSCTSASELLKPMKKRKRREYHSPSEEESEPEALEKQEEGKDPEGQPAASTPESEEYNNSQSASGEKKEGWSWESYLEEQKAVTAPVSLFQDYQAVTHNKNGFRPGMKLEGIDPQHPSMYFILTVAEVCGYRLRLHFDGYSECHDFWINANSPDIHPAGWFEKTGHKLQPPKGYKEEEFSWGQYLRSTRAQAAPKHLFMSQSHSPPPLGFQVGMKLEAVDRMNPSLVCVASVTDVVDSRFLVHFDNWDDTYDYWCDPSSPYIHPVGWCQKQGKPLTPPQDYPDPDSFCWEKYLEETGASAVPTWAFKVRPPHSFLVNMKLEAVDRRNPALVRVASVEDVEDHRIKLHFDGWSHAYDFWIDADHPDIHPAGWCSKTGHPLQPPLRPREPSSASPGGCPPLSCRSLPHTRTSKYSFHHRKCPTPGCDGSGHVTGLDALLNTGRSHRKISQVSPESSTAMPSTPCSQ; this is encoded by the exons ATGGTctggctggggaggaaggacaTGGAAGCAGTGGGTGCCGTGAGCCAGGAAGCCACAA CTTGTAGGCCTACCAGGATGGAGGGGAATGCCGAAATGGAGATGCTGAGGACACTGAAGGGGCCCTCCACAGGAGAGGTCAACGTGCACCTGGTGGCCAGAGACAGCCCAGGTTCCAGCTCTCACCTGCCCACTACCGCCTTCATCATCCCAG CCGGCTCGGCCACCCTTGGCCTGCCCAACAGTGCCCTGGATGTTTCCTGTTTTCCACGGGAGCCCATCCATGTGGGCACTCCGGAGCGAGTGGCGGGCAGCGTACCTGTCACGGCCACCGTTCTGCCGCAGTTAAGCCCCGGGCCTGCGGCCAGCTCCGGCGCCACCTCAGTGCGGCTCCTGGAGTGGACGGAGGCCGCGGCCCCGCCTCCTGGGAGCGGCCTGCGG TTCCGGATAAGCGAGTACGCACCGCTGAACATGGTAGGAGCGGAGCAGCCCCCGAGTCCAGAGCTACGGCCCGAAGGTGTGGCCGAATATGAAGATGGCGAGGCCCCGGCGGGAGGTGGCGATGCGGGCACCCAACAGCCGG CGGACCTCCCCCAGGATCCTCCAGAAGATTCCCCCCAGGATCCCCCAGAAGATGATGGCACCTGTCAGTGCCAGGAGTGTGGACCTCAGCAAAGCGCGGTTCCAGATCCTGTTGGTTCCTCCAATGATGACTGCCCGCCGCTGTTCCAAGAGCG GTCAGTCATAGTGGAGAACTCCTCAGGCCAGAACTCCTGCACCAGCGCTTCTGAGCTTCTCAAACCCATGAAGAAGAGGAAGCGCAGGGAATACCACAGCCCCTCAGAGGAGGAGTCAGAGCCTGAGGCCTTG GAGAagcaagaagaaggaaaggatccAGAGGGACAGCCGGCTGCTAGCACCCCAGAGAGTGAGGAGTACAACAACAGCCAGTCTG CatcaggggagaagaaagaaggctgGTCGTGGGAGTCCTACCTCGAGGAGCAGAAGGCTGTCACTGCCCCTGTCAGCCTCTTCCAGGAC TACCAGGCAGTCACTCATAATAAGAATGGCTTCAGACCGGGCATGAAGTTGGAAGGCATCGACCCTCAACACCCGTCCATGTACTTCATCCTCACCGTGGCCGAG GTGTGTGGCTACCGCCTACGTCTGCACTTTGATGGGTATTCCGAGTGCCATGACTTCTGGATCAATGCCAACTCCCCTGACATTCACCCGGCCGGCTGGTTCGAGAAGACTGGACATAAGCTGCAGCCCCCCAAAG GTTACAAGGAGGAGGAGTTCAGCTGGGGCCAGTACCTGCGCAGCACACGAGCTCAGGCCGCCCCCAAGCACCTGTTCATGAGCCAGAGCCAC agccccccacccctgggcttcCAGGTGGGCATGAAGCTGGAGGCAGTGGACCGCATGAACCCGTCCCTCGTCTGCGTGGCCAGCGTGACCGACGTGGTGGACAGCCGCTTCCTAGTGCATTTTGACAACTGGGATGATACTTACGACTACTG GTGTGACCCCAGCAGCCCCTACATCCACCCGGTGGGCTGGTGCCAGAAGCAAGGAAagcccctcacccctccacaAG ACTACCCAGACCCTGATAGCTTCTGTTGGGAGAAGTATCTGGAAGAAACCGGGGCGTCTGCTGTGCCCACCTGGGCCTTCAAGGTG CGGCCCCCACACAGCTTTCTGGTCAACATGAAACTAGAGGCCGTGGACCGCAGGAACCCAGCCCTGGTGCGCGTGGCCAGCGTGGAGGACGTGGAGGACCATCGGATAAAG CTCCACTTTGATGGCTGGAGTCACGCCTATGACTTCTGGATTGACGCCGACCACCCAGACATCCACCCTGCGGGCTGGTGCTCCAAGACAGGACATCCCTTGCAGCCTCCTCTCC gacccagagagcccagctctgcctcccccgGGGGCTGTCCCCCTCTCAGCTGTCGGAGCCTGCCACACACCAGGACCTCCAAGTACAGCTTTCACCACCG GAAGTGCCCCACTCCTGGTTGTGATGGTTCCGGACACGTCACAG GATTGGACGCCCTCCTAAATACCGGAAGATCCCACAGGAAGATTTCCCAAGTAAGTCCCGAGTCCTCTACTGCCATGCCCTCCACACCGTGTTCACAGTGA
- the L3MBTL1 gene encoding lethal(3)malignant brain tumor-like protein 1 isoform X2: MVWLGRKDMEAVGAVSQEATTCRPTRMEGNAEMEMLRTLKGPSTGEVNVHLVARDSPGSSSHLPTTAFIIPAGSATLGLPNSALDVSCFPREPIHVGTPERVAGSVPVTATVLPQLSPGPAASSGATSVRLLEWTEAAAPPPGSGLRFRISEYAPLNMVGAEQPPSPELRPEGVAEYEDGEAPAGGGDAGTQQPADLPQDPPEDSPQDPPEDDGTCQCQECGPQQSAVPDPVGSSNDDCPPLFQERSVIVENSSGQNSCTSASELLKPMKKRKRREYHSPSEEESEPEALEKQEEGKDPEGQPAASTPESEEYNNSQSASGEKKEGWSWESYLEEQKAVTAPVSLFQDYQAVTHNKNGFRPGMKLEGIDPQHPSMYFILTVAEVCGYRLRLHFDGYSECHDFWINANSPDIHPAGWFEKTGHKLQPPKGYKEEEFSWGQYLRSTRAQAAPKHLFMSQSHSPPPLGFQVGMKLEAVDRMNPSLVCVASVTDVVDSRFLVHFDNWDDTYDYWCDPSSPYIHPVGWCQKQGKPLTPPQDYPDPDSFCWEKYLEETGASAVPTWAFKVRPPHSFLVNMKLEAVDRRNPALVRVASVEDVEDHRIKLHFDGWSHAYDFWIDADHPDIHPAGWCSKTGHPLQPPLRPREPSSASPGGCPPLSCRSLPHTRTSKYSFHHRKCPTPGCDGSGHVTGKFTAHHCLSGCPLAERNQSRLKAELSDTEASARKRNLSGFSLRKKPRHHGRIGRPPKYRKIPQEDFPTLAADAMHQSLFMSALSAHPDRSLSVCWEQHCKLLPGVAGISASAVAKWTIDEVFSFVQTLTGCEDQARLFKDEMIDGEAFLLLTQADIVKIMSVKLGPALKIYNAILMFKNADDTLK, translated from the exons ATGGTctggctggggaggaaggacaTGGAAGCAGTGGGTGCCGTGAGCCAGGAAGCCACAA CTTGTAGGCCTACCAGGATGGAGGGGAATGCCGAAATGGAGATGCTGAGGACACTGAAGGGGCCCTCCACAGGAGAGGTCAACGTGCACCTGGTGGCCAGAGACAGCCCAGGTTCCAGCTCTCACCTGCCCACTACCGCCTTCATCATCCCAG CCGGCTCGGCCACCCTTGGCCTGCCCAACAGTGCCCTGGATGTTTCCTGTTTTCCACGGGAGCCCATCCATGTGGGCACTCCGGAGCGAGTGGCGGGCAGCGTACCTGTCACGGCCACCGTTCTGCCGCAGTTAAGCCCCGGGCCTGCGGCCAGCTCCGGCGCCACCTCAGTGCGGCTCCTGGAGTGGACGGAGGCCGCGGCCCCGCCTCCTGGGAGCGGCCTGCGG TTCCGGATAAGCGAGTACGCACCGCTGAACATGGTAGGAGCGGAGCAGCCCCCGAGTCCAGAGCTACGGCCCGAAGGTGTGGCCGAATATGAAGATGGCGAGGCCCCGGCGGGAGGTGGCGATGCGGGCACCCAACAGCCGG CGGACCTCCCCCAGGATCCTCCAGAAGATTCCCCCCAGGATCCCCCAGAAGATGATGGCACCTGTCAGTGCCAGGAGTGTGGACCTCAGCAAAGCGCGGTTCCAGATCCTGTTGGTTCCTCCAATGATGACTGCCCGCCGCTGTTCCAAGAGCG GTCAGTCATAGTGGAGAACTCCTCAGGCCAGAACTCCTGCACCAGCGCTTCTGAGCTTCTCAAACCCATGAAGAAGAGGAAGCGCAGGGAATACCACAGCCCCTCAGAGGAGGAGTCAGAGCCTGAGGCCTTG GAGAagcaagaagaaggaaaggatccAGAGGGACAGCCGGCTGCTAGCACCCCAGAGAGTGAGGAGTACAACAACAGCCAGTCTG CatcaggggagaagaaagaaggctgGTCGTGGGAGTCCTACCTCGAGGAGCAGAAGGCTGTCACTGCCCCTGTCAGCCTCTTCCAGGAC TACCAGGCAGTCACTCATAATAAGAATGGCTTCAGACCGGGCATGAAGTTGGAAGGCATCGACCCTCAACACCCGTCCATGTACTTCATCCTCACCGTGGCCGAG GTGTGTGGCTACCGCCTACGTCTGCACTTTGATGGGTATTCCGAGTGCCATGACTTCTGGATCAATGCCAACTCCCCTGACATTCACCCGGCCGGCTGGTTCGAGAAGACTGGACATAAGCTGCAGCCCCCCAAAG GTTACAAGGAGGAGGAGTTCAGCTGGGGCCAGTACCTGCGCAGCACACGAGCTCAGGCCGCCCCCAAGCACCTGTTCATGAGCCAGAGCCAC agccccccacccctgggcttcCAGGTGGGCATGAAGCTGGAGGCAGTGGACCGCATGAACCCGTCCCTCGTCTGCGTGGCCAGCGTGACCGACGTGGTGGACAGCCGCTTCCTAGTGCATTTTGACAACTGGGATGATACTTACGACTACTG GTGTGACCCCAGCAGCCCCTACATCCACCCGGTGGGCTGGTGCCAGAAGCAAGGAAagcccctcacccctccacaAG ACTACCCAGACCCTGATAGCTTCTGTTGGGAGAAGTATCTGGAAGAAACCGGGGCGTCTGCTGTGCCCACCTGGGCCTTCAAGGTG CGGCCCCCACACAGCTTTCTGGTCAACATGAAACTAGAGGCCGTGGACCGCAGGAACCCAGCCCTGGTGCGCGTGGCCAGCGTGGAGGACGTGGAGGACCATCGGATAAAG CTCCACTTTGATGGCTGGAGTCACGCCTATGACTTCTGGATTGACGCCGACCACCCAGACATCCACCCTGCGGGCTGGTGCTCCAAGACAGGACATCCCTTGCAGCCTCCTCTCC gacccagagagcccagctctgcctcccccgGGGGCTGTCCCCCTCTCAGCTGTCGGAGCCTGCCACACACCAGGACCTCCAAGTACAGCTTTCACCACCG GAAGTGCCCCACTCCTGGTTGTGATGGTTCCGGACACGTCACAGGCAAGTTCACAGCTCACCATTGCCTCTCGGGCTGCCCGCTGGCTGAGAGGAACCAGAGTCGGCTGAAGGCGGAGTTATCCGACACAGAGGCCTCGGCCCGTAAGAGGAACCTCTCGGGCTTCTCCCTAAGGAAGAAGCCTCGCCATCATGGCCG GATTGGACGCCCTCCTAAATACCGGAAGATCCCACAGGAAGATTTCCCAA CGCTAGCCGCGGACGCCATGCACCAGTCCCTCTTCATGTCAGCCCTGTCGGCCCACCCGGACCGCTCGTTGTCCGTGTGCTGGGAGCAGCACTGCAAGCTCCTGCCAGGAGTGGCGGGCATCTCGGCCTCCGCGGTTGCCAAGTGGACCATTGATGAG GTCTTCAGCTTCGTTCAGACCCTGACCGGCTGTGAGGACCAGGCACGACTCTTCAAAGATGAG aTGATTGACGGCGAGGCCTTCCTTTTGCTGACACAGGCGGACATTGTGAAGATCATGAGCGTCAAGCTGGGTCCGGCCTTGAAGATCTATAACGCCATTCTCATGTTCAAAAACGCCGATGACACCTTAAAGTGa
- the L3MBTL1 gene encoding lethal(3)malignant brain tumor-like protein 1 isoform X8 codes for MVWLGRKDMEAVGAVSQEATTCRPTRMEGNAEMEMLRTLKGPSTGEVNVHLVARDSPGSSSHLPTTAFIIPAGSATLGLPNSALDVSCFPREPIHVGTPERVAGSVPVTATVLPQLSPGPAASSGATSVRLLEWTEAAAPPPGSGLRFRISEYAPLNMVGAEQPPSPELRPEGVAEYEDGEAPAGGGDAGTQQPADLPQDPPEDSPQDPPEDDGTCQCQECGPQQSAVPDPVGSSNDDCPPLFQERSVIVENSSGQNSCTSASELLKPMKKRKRREYHSPSEEESEPEALEKQEEGKDPEGQPAASTPESEEYNNSQSASGEKKEGWSWESYLEEQKAVTAPVSLFQDYQAVTHNKNGFRPGMKLEGIDPQHPSMYFILTVAEVCGYRLRLHFDGYSECHDFWINANSPDIHPAGWFEKTGHKLQPPKGYKEEEFSWGQYLRSTRAQAAPKHLFMSQSHSPPPLGFQVGMKLEAVDRMNPSLVCVASVTDVVDSRFLVHFDNWDDTYDYWCDPSSPYIHPVGWCQKQGKPLTPPQDYPDPDSFCWEKYLEETGASAVPTWAFKVRPPHSFLVNMKLEAVDRRNPALVRVASVEDVEDHRIKLHFDGWSHAYDFWIDADHPDIHPAGWCSKTGHPLQPPLRPREPSSASPGGCPPLSCRSLPHTRTSKYSFHHRKCPTPGCDGSGHVTGLDALLNTGRSHRKISQR; via the exons ATGGTctggctggggaggaaggacaTGGAAGCAGTGGGTGCCGTGAGCCAGGAAGCCACAA CTTGTAGGCCTACCAGGATGGAGGGGAATGCCGAAATGGAGATGCTGAGGACACTGAAGGGGCCCTCCACAGGAGAGGTCAACGTGCACCTGGTGGCCAGAGACAGCCCAGGTTCCAGCTCTCACCTGCCCACTACCGCCTTCATCATCCCAG CCGGCTCGGCCACCCTTGGCCTGCCCAACAGTGCCCTGGATGTTTCCTGTTTTCCACGGGAGCCCATCCATGTGGGCACTCCGGAGCGAGTGGCGGGCAGCGTACCTGTCACGGCCACCGTTCTGCCGCAGTTAAGCCCCGGGCCTGCGGCCAGCTCCGGCGCCACCTCAGTGCGGCTCCTGGAGTGGACGGAGGCCGCGGCCCCGCCTCCTGGGAGCGGCCTGCGG TTCCGGATAAGCGAGTACGCACCGCTGAACATGGTAGGAGCGGAGCAGCCCCCGAGTCCAGAGCTACGGCCCGAAGGTGTGGCCGAATATGAAGATGGCGAGGCCCCGGCGGGAGGTGGCGATGCGGGCACCCAACAGCCGG CGGACCTCCCCCAGGATCCTCCAGAAGATTCCCCCCAGGATCCCCCAGAAGATGATGGCACCTGTCAGTGCCAGGAGTGTGGACCTCAGCAAAGCGCGGTTCCAGATCCTGTTGGTTCCTCCAATGATGACTGCCCGCCGCTGTTCCAAGAGCG GTCAGTCATAGTGGAGAACTCCTCAGGCCAGAACTCCTGCACCAGCGCTTCTGAGCTTCTCAAACCCATGAAGAAGAGGAAGCGCAGGGAATACCACAGCCCCTCAGAGGAGGAGTCAGAGCCTGAGGCCTTG GAGAagcaagaagaaggaaaggatccAGAGGGACAGCCGGCTGCTAGCACCCCAGAGAGTGAGGAGTACAACAACAGCCAGTCTG CatcaggggagaagaaagaaggctgGTCGTGGGAGTCCTACCTCGAGGAGCAGAAGGCTGTCACTGCCCCTGTCAGCCTCTTCCAGGAC TACCAGGCAGTCACTCATAATAAGAATGGCTTCAGACCGGGCATGAAGTTGGAAGGCATCGACCCTCAACACCCGTCCATGTACTTCATCCTCACCGTGGCCGAG GTGTGTGGCTACCGCCTACGTCTGCACTTTGATGGGTATTCCGAGTGCCATGACTTCTGGATCAATGCCAACTCCCCTGACATTCACCCGGCCGGCTGGTTCGAGAAGACTGGACATAAGCTGCAGCCCCCCAAAG GTTACAAGGAGGAGGAGTTCAGCTGGGGCCAGTACCTGCGCAGCACACGAGCTCAGGCCGCCCCCAAGCACCTGTTCATGAGCCAGAGCCAC agccccccacccctgggcttcCAGGTGGGCATGAAGCTGGAGGCAGTGGACCGCATGAACCCGTCCCTCGTCTGCGTGGCCAGCGTGACCGACGTGGTGGACAGCCGCTTCCTAGTGCATTTTGACAACTGGGATGATACTTACGACTACTG GTGTGACCCCAGCAGCCCCTACATCCACCCGGTGGGCTGGTGCCAGAAGCAAGGAAagcccctcacccctccacaAG ACTACCCAGACCCTGATAGCTTCTGTTGGGAGAAGTATCTGGAAGAAACCGGGGCGTCTGCTGTGCCCACCTGGGCCTTCAAGGTG CGGCCCCCACACAGCTTTCTGGTCAACATGAAACTAGAGGCCGTGGACCGCAGGAACCCAGCCCTGGTGCGCGTGGCCAGCGTGGAGGACGTGGAGGACCATCGGATAAAG CTCCACTTTGATGGCTGGAGTCACGCCTATGACTTCTGGATTGACGCCGACCACCCAGACATCCACCCTGCGGGCTGGTGCTCCAAGACAGGACATCCCTTGCAGCCTCCTCTCC gacccagagagcccagctctgcctcccccgGGGGCTGTCCCCCTCTCAGCTGTCGGAGCCTGCCACACACCAGGACCTCCAAGTACAGCTTTCACCACCG GAAGTGCCCCACTCCTGGTTGTGATGGTTCCGGACACGTCACAG GATTGGACGCCCTCCTAAATACCGGAAGATCCCACAGGAAGATTTCCCAA CGCTAG
- the L3MBTL1 gene encoding lethal(3)malignant brain tumor-like protein 1 isoform X5, with protein MVWLGRKDMEAVGAVSQEATTCRPTRMEGNAEMEMLRTLKGPSTGEVNVHLVARDSPGSSSHLPTTAFIIPAGSATLGLPNSALDVSCFPREPIHVGTPERVAGSVPVTATVLPQLSPGPAASSGATSVRLLEWTEAAAPPPGSGLRFRISEYAPLNMVGAEQPPSPELRPEGVAEYEDGEAPAGGGDAGTQQPADLPQDPPEDSPQDPPEDDGTCQCQECGPQQSAVPDPVGSSNDDCPPLFQERSVIVENSSGQNSCTSASELLKPMKKRKRREYHSPSEEESEPEALEKQEEGKDPEGQPAASTPESEEYNNSQSASGEKKEGWSWESYLEEQKAVTAPVSLFQDYQAVTHNKNGFRPGMKLEGIDPQHPSMYFILTVAEVCGYRLRLHFDGYSECHDFWINANSPDIHPAGWFEKTGHKLQPPKGYKEEEFSWGQYLRSTRAQAAPKHLFMSQSHSPPPLGFQVGMKLEAVDRMNPSLVCVASVTDVVDSRFLVHFDNWDDTYDYWCDPSSPYIHPVGWCQKQGKPLTPPQDYPDPDSFCWEKYLEETGASAVPTWAFKVRPPHSFLVNMKLEAVDRRNPALVRVASVEDVEDHRIKLHFDGWSHAYDFWIDADHPDIHPAGWCSKTGHPLQPPLRPREPSSASPGGCPPLSCRSLPHTRTSKYSFHHRKCPTPGCDGSGHVTGKFTAHHCLSGCPLAERNQSRLKAELSDTEASARLDALLNTGRSHRKISQVSPESSTAMPSTPCSQ; from the exons ATGGTctggctggggaggaaggacaTGGAAGCAGTGGGTGCCGTGAGCCAGGAAGCCACAA CTTGTAGGCCTACCAGGATGGAGGGGAATGCCGAAATGGAGATGCTGAGGACACTGAAGGGGCCCTCCACAGGAGAGGTCAACGTGCACCTGGTGGCCAGAGACAGCCCAGGTTCCAGCTCTCACCTGCCCACTACCGCCTTCATCATCCCAG CCGGCTCGGCCACCCTTGGCCTGCCCAACAGTGCCCTGGATGTTTCCTGTTTTCCACGGGAGCCCATCCATGTGGGCACTCCGGAGCGAGTGGCGGGCAGCGTACCTGTCACGGCCACCGTTCTGCCGCAGTTAAGCCCCGGGCCTGCGGCCAGCTCCGGCGCCACCTCAGTGCGGCTCCTGGAGTGGACGGAGGCCGCGGCCCCGCCTCCTGGGAGCGGCCTGCGG TTCCGGATAAGCGAGTACGCACCGCTGAACATGGTAGGAGCGGAGCAGCCCCCGAGTCCAGAGCTACGGCCCGAAGGTGTGGCCGAATATGAAGATGGCGAGGCCCCGGCGGGAGGTGGCGATGCGGGCACCCAACAGCCGG CGGACCTCCCCCAGGATCCTCCAGAAGATTCCCCCCAGGATCCCCCAGAAGATGATGGCACCTGTCAGTGCCAGGAGTGTGGACCTCAGCAAAGCGCGGTTCCAGATCCTGTTGGTTCCTCCAATGATGACTGCCCGCCGCTGTTCCAAGAGCG GTCAGTCATAGTGGAGAACTCCTCAGGCCAGAACTCCTGCACCAGCGCTTCTGAGCTTCTCAAACCCATGAAGAAGAGGAAGCGCAGGGAATACCACAGCCCCTCAGAGGAGGAGTCAGAGCCTGAGGCCTTG GAGAagcaagaagaaggaaaggatccAGAGGGACAGCCGGCTGCTAGCACCCCAGAGAGTGAGGAGTACAACAACAGCCAGTCTG CatcaggggagaagaaagaaggctgGTCGTGGGAGTCCTACCTCGAGGAGCAGAAGGCTGTCACTGCCCCTGTCAGCCTCTTCCAGGAC TACCAGGCAGTCACTCATAATAAGAATGGCTTCAGACCGGGCATGAAGTTGGAAGGCATCGACCCTCAACACCCGTCCATGTACTTCATCCTCACCGTGGCCGAG GTGTGTGGCTACCGCCTACGTCTGCACTTTGATGGGTATTCCGAGTGCCATGACTTCTGGATCAATGCCAACTCCCCTGACATTCACCCGGCCGGCTGGTTCGAGAAGACTGGACATAAGCTGCAGCCCCCCAAAG GTTACAAGGAGGAGGAGTTCAGCTGGGGCCAGTACCTGCGCAGCACACGAGCTCAGGCCGCCCCCAAGCACCTGTTCATGAGCCAGAGCCAC agccccccacccctgggcttcCAGGTGGGCATGAAGCTGGAGGCAGTGGACCGCATGAACCCGTCCCTCGTCTGCGTGGCCAGCGTGACCGACGTGGTGGACAGCCGCTTCCTAGTGCATTTTGACAACTGGGATGATACTTACGACTACTG GTGTGACCCCAGCAGCCCCTACATCCACCCGGTGGGCTGGTGCCAGAAGCAAGGAAagcccctcacccctccacaAG ACTACCCAGACCCTGATAGCTTCTGTTGGGAGAAGTATCTGGAAGAAACCGGGGCGTCTGCTGTGCCCACCTGGGCCTTCAAGGTG CGGCCCCCACACAGCTTTCTGGTCAACATGAAACTAGAGGCCGTGGACCGCAGGAACCCAGCCCTGGTGCGCGTGGCCAGCGTGGAGGACGTGGAGGACCATCGGATAAAG CTCCACTTTGATGGCTGGAGTCACGCCTATGACTTCTGGATTGACGCCGACCACCCAGACATCCACCCTGCGGGCTGGTGCTCCAAGACAGGACATCCCTTGCAGCCTCCTCTCC gacccagagagcccagctctgcctcccccgGGGGCTGTCCCCCTCTCAGCTGTCGGAGCCTGCCACACACCAGGACCTCCAAGTACAGCTTTCACCACCG GAAGTGCCCCACTCCTGGTTGTGATGGTTCCGGACACGTCACAGGCAAGTTCACAGCTCACCATTGCCTCTCGGGCTGCCCGCTGGCTGAGAGGAACCAGAGTCGGCTGAAGGCGGAGTTATCCGACACAGAGGCCTCGGCCC GATTGGACGCCCTCCTAAATACCGGAAGATCCCACAGGAAGATTTCCCAAGTAAGTCCCGAGTCCTCTACTGCCATGCCCTCCACACCGTGTTCACAGTGA